From a region of the Zonotrichia leucophrys gambelii isolate GWCS_2022_RI unplaced genomic scaffold, RI_Zleu_2.0 Scaffold_345_54933, whole genome shotgun sequence genome:
- the LOC135441568 gene encoding olfactory receptor 14A16-like → MSNSSSISHFLLLALADTRQLQLLHFCLLLGISLAALLGNSLIISAVACSHHLHTPMFFFLLNLALSDLGSICTTVPKAMHNSLWDTRDISYSGCAAQAFLILFFLATEICLLTIMCYDRYVSICKPLHYGTLLGSRACAHMAAAAWASAFLNALMHTANTFSLPLCHGNALGQIFCEIPQILKLSCSKSYLREFGLLAVSACLSFGCFVFVVFSYVQIFRAVLRIPSEQGRHKAFSTCLPHLAVVSLFYSTGTFAYLKPPSMSSPSLDLALSVPYSVVPPALNPLIYSLRNQELKAAVWRLMTGCFQEH, encoded by the coding sequence atgtccaacagcagctccatcagccacttcctcctgctggcattggcagacacgcggcagctgcagctcctgcacttctgcctcttgctgggcatctccctggctgccctcctgggcaacagcctcatcatcagcgccgtagcctgcagccaccacctgcacacgcccatgttcttcttcctgctcaacctggccctcagcgacctgggctccatctgcaccactgtccccaaagccatgcacaattccctctgggacaccagggacatctcctactcaggatgtgctgcccaagcctttctgattttattttttcttgcaacAGAGATTtgcctcctgaccatcatgtgctatgaccgctatgtgtccatctgcaaacccctgcactacgggaccctcttgggcagcagagcttgtgcccacatggcagcagctgcctgggccagtgcctttctcaatgctctcatgcacacagccaatacattttcccttcccctgtgccatggcaatgccctgggccagatcttctgtgaaatcccacagatcctcaaactctcctgctccaaatcttACCTTAGGGAATTTGGGCTGCTTGCTGTTAGTGCCTGTTTAtcatttggttgttttgtgttcgttgttttctcctatgtgcagatcttcagggccgtgctgaggatcccctctgagcagggacggcacaaagccttttccacctgcctccctcacctggctgtggtctctcTGTTCTATAGCACTGGCAcatttgcctacctgaagcccccctccatgtcctccccatccctggatctggccctgtcagttccgtactcagtggtgcctccag